In one Rutidosis leptorrhynchoides isolate AG116_Rl617_1_P2 chromosome 8, CSIRO_AGI_Rlap_v1, whole genome shotgun sequence genomic region, the following are encoded:
- the LOC139863743 gene encoding uncharacterized protein: MRKNGLDSAINEANQIAETVELEPEYSVKRASYRKKQFDEILKTEREQQSAKDLFRTYYFIALVDMTLVQLNSRFKQMKNFESIFGFLFDALKLAYLDIVNLKECCMNLESALTCDNDSDIDGNELFMELKVLKDMLPKKAYEGERHWTSIQIREFTKEMDLFPKILLAYKILLIVPVMVASAESSFSKLKLLKSYLRSTMSQEMK; the protein is encoded by the exons atgag gAAAAATGGGTTGGACAGCGCTATTAATGAAGCTAATCAAATTGCAGAAACTGTTGAATTAGAACCTGAATATTCTGTAAAACGTGCATCTTATAGGAAAAAGCAATTTGATGAGATCCTAAAGACTGAAAGAGAACAACAATCTGCTAAAGATCTATTTAGAACATATTATTTTATTGCTTTAGTTGATATGACTCTTGTACAATTAAATAGTAGATTTAAACAAATGAAAAATTTTGAATCAATTTTTGGTTTCTTGTTTGATGCATTAAAGTTGGCTTATTTAGATATTGTCAACTTGAAAGAATGTTGTATGAATCTTGAATCTGCTTTGACATGTGATAATGATTCTGATATCGATGGAAATGAATTGTTTATGGAGCTAAAAGTTTTGAAGGACATGTTGCCAAAAAAGGCATATGAGGGAGAAAGACATTGGACATCTATTCAAATTAGGGAGTTTACGAAGGAAATGGATTTGTTTCCCAAAATCTTACTTGCATACAAGATTTTGTTAATCGTACCAGTCATGGTAGCATCAGCAGAaagtagtttttcaaaactaaagttATTGAAGTCCTATCTACGGAGTACAATGAGTCAAGAGATGaagtga